One stretch of Jiangella gansuensis DSM 44835 DNA includes these proteins:
- a CDS encoding DNA alkylation repair protein, which yields MSAADTALIDAVRAALRAVADPAKAEPMRAYLKSSMPFLGVPKPARTAALRPVLRDHPLPDAAGWRATVRTLWDDATYREERYAATQLAQLRPYAAYAIQLDALPLFEHQIVSGAWWDHVDDVAIHSVGPLLRAHHDVVGPVMREWARDADRWRRRASVICQIGAKGGLDVDLLTDAVLANAADRDFFLRKAIGWALREHSKTDPGWVRRFVADHEARLSPLSRREALRNIVVPSIVTRE from the coding sequence ATGAGCGCCGCCGACACTGCCCTCATCGACGCGGTCCGGGCCGCACTGCGTGCTGTCGCCGACCCGGCGAAGGCCGAGCCCATGCGCGCCTACCTGAAGTCGTCGATGCCGTTTCTCGGCGTGCCCAAGCCGGCTCGCACGGCGGCGCTGCGGCCGGTCCTGCGCGATCATCCGCTCCCTGACGCGGCCGGCTGGCGGGCCACCGTCCGGACGCTCTGGGACGACGCGACGTACCGGGAGGAGCGCTATGCCGCCACCCAGCTCGCGCAGTTGCGCCCCTACGCCGCCTATGCCATCCAGCTCGACGCCCTCCCCCTGTTCGAGCACCAGATCGTCAGCGGCGCCTGGTGGGACCACGTCGACGACGTCGCCATCCACTCGGTGGGCCCGCTGTTGCGCGCGCACCACGACGTCGTCGGCCCGGTCATGCGCGAGTGGGCCCGCGACGCGGACCGCTGGCGCCGCCGCGCGTCGGTCATCTGCCAGATCGGCGCGAAAGGCGGTCTCGACGTCGACCTGCTCACCGATGCCGTCCTCGCGAACGCCGCCGATCGGGACTTCTTCCTGCGCAAGGCCATCGGCTGGGCACTGCGCGAGCATTCCAAGACCGACCCGGGCTGGGTGCGGCGGTTCGTCGCCGACCACGAGGCCCGCCTGTCCCCGTTGTCACGCCGCGAGGCGCTGCGTAACATCGTCGTTCCGAGTATTGTTACTCGTGAGTAG
- a CDS encoding thiolase family protein has protein sequence MPRPPRPVRDVLFVDGVRTPFGKAGPKGMYHETRADDLVINCIRELLRRNPALPPERVDDVAIAATTQLGDQGLTIGRTAALLAGLPRSVPGFAIDRMCAGAMTAVTTTAGGIAFGAYDVVIAGGVEHMGRHPMGEGVDPNPRILAEKLVDPSALVMGTTAENLHDRFPHLTKDRADAFAAASQARLAQAYTDGKIQPDLVPVATRSAENGWGLATADEPPRPGTTVADLAALKTPFRPHGRVTAGNAAGLNDGATAALLVSAEAARELELTPKMRLVSYAFAGVEPEVMGVGPVPATEKALAKAGLSIDDIGLFEINEAFAVQVLAFLDHFGIADDDPRVNPYGGAIAVGHPLASSGVRLMTQLAREFAEYPEVRYGITTMCIGIGMGGTVIWENPHHAEYIEEAAA, from the coding sequence GTGCCACGTCCACCCAGGCCTGTTCGCGACGTGCTGTTCGTCGACGGGGTACGCACCCCGTTCGGCAAGGCGGGCCCCAAGGGCATGTACCACGAGACCCGCGCGGACGACCTCGTCATCAACTGCATCCGTGAGCTGCTGCGGCGCAACCCCGCCCTGCCGCCGGAGCGGGTCGACGACGTCGCCATCGCCGCCACCACCCAGCTCGGCGACCAGGGCCTCACCATCGGGCGGACGGCCGCTCTCCTGGCCGGCCTGCCGCGCAGCGTCCCGGGCTTCGCCATCGACCGGATGTGCGCCGGCGCCATGACCGCGGTCACCACCACTGCCGGTGGCATCGCGTTCGGCGCGTACGACGTCGTCATCGCCGGCGGCGTCGAACACATGGGCCGGCACCCGATGGGTGAGGGCGTCGACCCCAACCCGCGCATTCTCGCCGAGAAGCTCGTCGATCCGTCCGCGCTGGTCATGGGCACCACGGCGGAGAACCTGCACGACCGCTTCCCGCACCTGACGAAGGACCGCGCCGACGCGTTCGCCGCGGCCAGCCAGGCCAGGCTGGCCCAGGCCTACACCGACGGCAAGATCCAGCCCGACCTCGTGCCCGTGGCCACCCGCAGCGCCGAGAACGGGTGGGGCCTGGCCACCGCCGACGAGCCGCCACGCCCGGGCACCACCGTCGCCGACCTCGCCGCTCTCAAGACGCCGTTCCGCCCACATGGCCGGGTCACCGCCGGTAACGCCGCGGGCCTCAACGACGGCGCCACCGCGGCGCTGCTGGTAAGCGCCGAGGCCGCGCGCGAGCTCGAGCTCACACCGAAGATGCGGCTGGTCTCCTACGCCTTCGCCGGCGTCGAGCCGGAGGTCATGGGTGTCGGCCCGGTCCCCGCGACGGAGAAGGCGCTGGCCAAGGCCGGTCTGTCCATCGACGACATCGGGCTGTTCGAAATCAACGAGGCGTTCGCCGTGCAGGTGCTGGCGTTCCTCGACCACTTCGGCATCGCCGACGACGACCCCCGGGTCAACCCGTACGGCGGCGCCATCGCCGTCGGGCACCCGCTGGCCTCGTCCGGCGTCCGGCTCATGACCCAGCTCGCGCGCGAGTTCGCCGAGTACCCGGAGGTGCGTTACGGCATCACCACCATGTGCATCGGCATCGGCATGGGCGGCACCGTGATCTGGGAGAACCCGCACCACGCTGAGTACATCGAGGAGGCTGCTGCCTGA